One Lycium barbarum isolate Lr01 chromosome 5, ASM1917538v2, whole genome shotgun sequence genomic window carries:
- the LOC132640152 gene encoding serine/arginine-rich splicing factor RS2Z32-like, giving the protein MPRYDDRYGGTRLYVGHLSSRTRSRDLEDVFSRYGRVRDVDMKRDYAFVEFSDPRDADDARYGLNGRDVDGSRIIVEFAKGVPRGPGGSREFGGRGPPPGTGRCFNCGLDGHWARDCKAGDWKNKCYRCGDRGHIERNCQNSPKKLKRGRSYSRSPSPRRGRSRSRSYSRGRSYSRSRSPVKRDRSIEREERRSRTRSIEREERRSRTRSIEYEERRSRSPRHRRSSSRPSKGRKHSLSPDERSPQERGTPSPRGDSMSPKDDARMDDRRDLSPVEENGRSRSNSPIHRENGSPVDDRSPTGNYENGSQRGSESP; this is encoded by the exons ATGCCGCGATACGATGATCGGTATGGTGGTACACGCCTCTATGTTGGACATTTGTCTTCCAGAACGCGATCTCGAGACTTGGAGGACGTCTTTAGCAGATATGGGAG AGTACGTGATGTGGATATGAAGCGTGACTATGCTTTTGTG GAATTTAGTGATCCTCGAGATGCCGATGATGCAAGATACGGCCTAAATGGGCGAGACGTTGATGGAAGCCGCATTATTGTGGAGTTCGCAAAAGGG GTCCCTCGTGGTCCAGGTGGATCTCGAGAGTTTGGCGGCAGAGGTCCTCCTCCAGGTACAGGTCGTTGCTTTAATTGTGGACTTGATGGCCATTGGGCTCGAGATTGTAAGGCTGGGGACTGGAAGAACAAGTGTTACCGCTGTGGGGATCGAGGTCATATAGAAAGAAACTGTCAGAATAGCCCCAAGAAATTGAA ACGTGGACGAAGTTATTCCCGCTCACCATCTCCTCGTCGTGGCAGAAGTCGCAGCCGCAGTTACAGCAGAGGTCGTAGCTACAG CCGTTCCAGATCTCCTGTGAAGAGGGACCGTAGCATTGAGCGTGAAGAGAGAAGATCAAGGACTCGTAGCATTGAGCGTGAAGAGAGAAGATCAAGGACTCGTAGCATTGAGTACGAAGAGAGAAGATCAAGGAGTCCCCGTCACCGTAGATCATCATCACGTCCATCGAAGGGAAGGAAACACAGCCTTTCACCTGATGAAAGAAGTCCACAAGAGAGAGGTACGCCATCACCAAGGGGCGATAGCATGAGCCCTAAAGATGATGCTAGAATGGATGATCGTAGAGATTTGAGCCCCGTTGAAGAAAATGGCCGCAGTCGCAGCAATAGCCCAATCCATAGGGAGAACGGAAGCCCAGTGGATGACAGGAGCCCAACGGGTAACTATGAAAATGGTTCTCAAAGGGGCAGCGAGTCACCCTAA